A region from the Vicia villosa cultivar HV-30 ecotype Madison, WI linkage group LG3, Vvil1.0, whole genome shotgun sequence genome encodes:
- the LOC131655713 gene encoding E3 ubiquitin-protein ligase MPSR1-like, whose amino-acid sequence MMNSMSCNFSWEPFCAPLDENEVRFYQSFEQGHVGDFVRIKVRVKHELCITPQQHPSLILPFERFLYEQIMFVPLQDFLQHASIYMQVHFPNVIIPHELMYSMLPFLMRYVWNAPNSPSGFHYEGSRIRVFPLGLDVFVQMLFGQCDNVFINNIAVRLDSIGEIQFVPASKEAIESLEKVKMENSNAIEKCSVCQFELNAGMEVTKMPCNHLYHQDCIVQWLKTSHMCPMCRYPMPTSTSG is encoded by the coding sequence ATGATGAATTCCATGTCCTGCAATTTTTCTTGGGAACCATTTTGCGCCCCTTTGGATGAAAACGAGGTAAGATTCTATCAATCTTTCGAACAAGGACATGTTGGAGATTTTGTTCGCATTAAGGTTCGTGTGAAACATGAACTATGCATCACTCCCCAACAACACCCTTCCTTAATTTTACCTTTTGAGCGGTTTTTATATGAACAAATCATGTTTGTACCATTGCAAGATTTTCTACAACATGCTTCTATATACATGCAAGTTCATTTTCCTAATGTTATCATCCCCCATGAGCTGATGTACTCAATGCTGCCGTTTTTAATGAGATATGTCTGGAATGCACCAAACTCGCCTTCGGGTTTTCATTACGAAGGTTCTCGAATTCGTGTTTTTCCTTTGGGTTTGGATGTTTTTGTTCAAATGTTATTTGGTCAGTGTGACAATGTTTTCATCAATAACATAGCTGTGAGGTTGGATTCTATTGGAGAGATACAATTTGTTCCGGCATCAAAGGAAGCCATTGAATCTCTTGAGAAGGTGAAGATGGAAAACTCTAATGCCATTGAGAAGTGTAGTGTTTGTCAATTTGAGTTGAATGCTGGAATGGAGGTTACAAAAATGCCATGCAATCATTTGTATCATCAAGATTGCATTGTTCAGTGGCTGAAAACGAGTCACATGTGCCCAATGTGTCGCTACCCAATGCCAACTTCAACCAGTGGCTGA